Proteins from one Parvibaculum lavamentivorans DS-1 genomic window:
- the aguA gene encoding agmatine deiminase has translation MVRLLETTPKADGFRMPAEFEPHAGTWMLWPERPDNWRLGAKPAQHAFVAVAEAISGGEPVTVGASPRQFANARAMLPPQIRVVEISNDDSWMRDCGATFVVDGKGGVRAIDWIFNAWGGLDGGLYFPWDQDDLVASKMAEIERVDRYRAPIILEGGSIHVDGEGTLLTTEECLLNPNRNPGLSRAEIEAVLTDYLNLEKIVWLGLGVVEDETNGHVDNLCCFVRPGVVALTWTDDKADPQYDVSHDAFERLSAATDARGRRLEIHKLHQPGPLYITEEESGGVDAVEGTQPRLPGARLAASYVNFYIANGVVAVPVFGDPHDGAAIDKIAALLPGRKVVAVPAREILLGGGNIHCITQQQPAPRSMKG, from the coding sequence ATGGTTCGGTTGCTTGAGACGACACCGAAGGCGGATGGCTTCCGCATGCCCGCCGAGTTCGAGCCCCATGCCGGCACATGGATGCTCTGGCCGGAGCGACCGGACAACTGGCGGCTGGGTGCGAAGCCCGCCCAGCACGCCTTCGTCGCCGTCGCGGAAGCGATTTCCGGCGGCGAGCCGGTCACGGTCGGCGCCTCGCCGCGCCAGTTCGCCAACGCGCGTGCGATGCTGCCGCCCCAAATCCGCGTCGTCGAAATCTCGAACGACGATTCATGGATGCGCGATTGCGGCGCCACCTTCGTTGTCGACGGCAAAGGCGGCGTCCGCGCCATAGACTGGATATTCAACGCCTGGGGCGGTCTCGACGGCGGCCTCTATTTTCCCTGGGATCAGGACGATCTCGTCGCGTCCAAAATGGCCGAAATCGAGCGCGTGGACCGCTACCGCGCGCCCATCATCCTCGAAGGCGGCTCCATCCATGTCGACGGCGAAGGCACGCTCCTTACGACGGAGGAATGCCTTCTCAATCCCAACCGCAACCCCGGCCTCTCCCGAGCGGAGATCGAAGCCGTCCTCACCGATTATCTCAATCTTGAGAAAATCGTCTGGCTCGGCCTCGGTGTCGTCGAGGACGAAACAAACGGCCACGTGGACAATCTCTGCTGCTTCGTGCGTCCCGGCGTCGTCGCCCTCACATGGACCGACGACAAGGCCGACCCGCAATACGACGTTTCGCACGACGCCTTCGAGCGCCTCTCCGCCGCCACCGACGCGCGCGGGCGCCGCTTGGAAATTCACAAGCTCCACCAGCCGGGTCCCCTCTACATCACGGAAGAGGAAAGCGGCGGCGTCGATGCGGTGGAAGGTACGCAACCCCGTCTTCCCGGCGCCCGTCTCGCTGCCTCCTATGTCAATTTCTACATCGCCAACGGCGTCGTCGCCGTGCCCGTCTTCGGCGACCCGCATGACGGCGCCGCCATCGACAAGATTGCCGCGCTATTGCCCGGCCGCAAGGTCGTCGCCGTGCCTGCTCGGGAAATCCTGTTGGGGGGCGGCAACATCCATTGCATCACTCAGCAGCAGCCCGCGCCTCGCAGCATGAAGGGCTGA
- a CDS encoding nuclear transport factor 2 family protein: protein MNTTTMMTAEASKKLVADFLGAWQKRDIPGIMDCFAPDAVYHNVPVAPIKGIAGIRKIFEDFLAAFAYADLEIIRICAEPNLVFAERVDHFRLHDGRSVDLPVNGVFELRDGKIWRFSDYFDLASFEGPTGLKL, encoded by the coding sequence ATGAACACCACCACGATGATGACGGCTGAAGCCTCGAAAAAGCTGGTCGCCGATTTTCTCGGCGCCTGGCAGAAGCGCGACATCCCCGGCATCATGGATTGCTTCGCGCCCGATGCCGTCTATCACAATGTTCCGGTCGCGCCGATCAAGGGCATCGCCGGTATCCGCAAGATCTTCGAGGATTTCCTCGCGGCCTTCGCATATGCCGATCTCGAAATCATCCGCATCTGCGCTGAACCAAACCTCGTCTTCGCCGAACGTGTCGATCATTTCCGCCTTCATGACGGCAGGAGCGTCGACCTGCCGGTGAATGGCGTCTTCGAACTGCGAGATGGCAAGATCTGGCGTTTCAGCGACTATTTCGATCTCGCCTCCTTTGAAGGCCCCACCGGCTTGAAGCTCTGA
- the arcC gene encoding carbamate kinase produces MRVLVAIGGNALLKRGEMLAIANQRRNMADAAAPLAVIAREHEMVLVHGNGPQVGLLALEADAYKDAPAYPLDVLGAESQGMIGFVIEEAMRRFLPDKEIVAVLTQTLVDPGDPAFAAPSKPIGPVYDEETAKALAAERGWSVAPDGKSWRRVVASPAPQRIVELASIRRLVESGCVVICAGGGGIPVRPGPAGAPEGIEAVIDKDLAARLLAVELAADCLVILTDVDGLYENWGKPGQRLLKSIAARDLDPASFASGSMRPKVEAVRGFVEATGRPAFIGSLAEAAALIAGRAGTRIEP; encoded by the coding sequence ATGCGCGTCCTCGTTGCTATCGGCGGAAACGCTCTCCTGAAGCGCGGCGAAATGCTGGCCATTGCAAATCAGCGCCGTAACATGGCCGATGCAGCCGCCCCGCTCGCCGTCATTGCCCGCGAGCATGAAATGGTCCTCGTCCATGGTAACGGTCCGCAGGTCGGCCTTCTCGCGCTCGAGGCGGACGCCTACAAGGACGCGCCGGCATATCCGCTCGATGTGCTGGGCGCGGAGTCGCAGGGCATGATCGGCTTCGTGATAGAAGAGGCGATGCGCCGCTTCCTCCCGGACAAGGAGATCGTGGCGGTTCTCACGCAAACCCTCGTCGATCCCGGCGATCCTGCCTTCGCTGCACCGTCGAAACCCATCGGCCCGGTCTATGATGAGGAGACGGCGAAGGCGCTCGCCGCCGAGCGTGGCTGGTCCGTCGCGCCGGATGGCAAGTCGTGGCGCCGTGTCGTCGCATCGCCCGCACCCCAGCGCATCGTCGAACTCGCCTCCATCCGCAGGCTGGTCGAGAGTGGCTGCGTTGTAATCTGCGCTGGCGGCGGCGGCATTCCCGTCCGTCCCGGCCCCGCTGGCGCGCCTGAAGGCATAGAGGCCGTCATCGACAAGGACCTCGCCGCCCGCCTGCTCGCTGTTGAGCTCGCCGCCGACTGTCTCGTGATCCTGACGGACGTGGATGGTCTCTACGAGAATTGGGGCAAGCCCGGTCAGCGCCTTCTCAAATCCATCGCCGCCCGCGATCTCGATCCTGCTTCCTTCGCCTCCGGCTCCATGCGCCCGAAGGTCGAAGCCGTCCGCGGTTTCGTGGAGGCGACAGGCCGTCCCGCCTTCATCGGCAGCCTCGCCGAGGCGGCTGCGCTCATAGCGGGCAGGGCAGGCACCCGCATCGAGCCGTGA
- a CDS encoding TonB family protein, with product MSTSPEAPPRPTFHVAPPPPPRPKTWSEFAIALAIALFLNLLLLLPFLLQSPAVAPPFEEPEAISVELVQEPRQEEPQPEPQPEPQPEPAPEVPSAQRTFTRSGGDSDEPPGDPVEEEPADPAATEPDLQPDETTVEPREEQAAEDIPGWARTIEPGYDVRAGNPQATAAAKQATRGGGGGDAYLNAMGKRIVANVVYPREAAGRTGVIVFDLVVHRSGVIRQAVVVSSTGVPSLDRAATEALQRSQPFAPFPPGVMVETAQLRLTLKVAPNMP from the coding sequence GTGAGCACAAGCCCGGAGGCGCCGCCCCGGCCGACCTTCCATGTCGCGCCGCCGCCGCCGCCCCGCCCGAAGACGTGGAGCGAGTTCGCCATCGCGCTCGCCATTGCCCTTTTCCTCAATCTTCTGCTGCTGCTCCCCTTCCTCCTCCAGTCGCCGGCCGTCGCGCCGCCCTTCGAGGAGCCGGAGGCGATCTCGGTTGAACTGGTGCAGGAGCCTCGGCAGGAAGAGCCCCAGCCGGAGCCCCAACCTGAGCCGCAGCCGGAACCGGCGCCGGAAGTGCCCTCCGCGCAGAGAACCTTCACCCGCTCCGGCGGCGACAGCGACGAGCCGCCGGGAGATCCCGTCGAGGAGGAGCCCGCCGATCCCGCCGCCACGGAACCGGACCTGCAGCCGGATGAAACGACGGTCGAGCCGCGCGAGGAACAGGCCGCCGAGGATATTCCCGGCTGGGCCCGCACCATCGAGCCTGGCTACGATGTGCGAGCCGGCAATCCGCAGGCCACCGCCGCCGCAAAACAGGCCACGCGCGGTGGCGGCGGTGGCGATGCCTATCTGAATGCGATGGGAAAGCGCATCGTCGCGAATGTCGTCTATCCGAGGGAGGCCGCCGGCAGGACCGGCGTCATCGTCTTTGACCTTGTGGTCCACCGCTCGGGCGTCATTCGGCAGGCCGTGGTCGTCTCCTCCACCGGCGTGCCCTCGCTGGACCGCGCCGCGACCGAAGCCCTCCAGCGAAGCCAGCCTTTCGCGCCTTTCCCGCCGGGTGTCATGGTGGAAACGGCCCAGCTCCGGCTGACGCTGAAAGTGGCGCCGAACATGCCTTGA
- a CDS encoding VTT domain-containing protein: protein MSVQGFPATEDAGGREKSAVLQAARNVWRVEKAARAHLLVDGAAYYSAVRHAMRNAEHSLIIVGWDIDSRTRLVGESGKADDGLPETLGEFLKALAKEKPDLSIKILLWDYSVLYAMERELLPVVAFRWSTPGNIDLCLDDRVPIGASHHQKIVAIDDKLAFCGGLDITVRRWDTSAHDPRNAGRVDPANEPYRPFHDVQMMVDGPAAAALGDLARRRWEHAAAEKLDPPRTGGDPWPRSIDSHFRDVSVGIARTEPPYSGRPEVREVQALFGDMVAAAQRWIYIENQFLTCTDFARRLAARLRQLPSLEALLVVPETHHTWLEHRTMLMGRIRFMEILREAGVADRVRLLHPTIGEGDEAVPIMVHSKVMIVDDAILRVGSANLCHRSMGMDSECDLAVEADSGDGREAVLAALGRLLGEHCGADPARIVATLRESDSLFTAMDNCGSKTRRLNPVEDATDLSGETASAIEAVADPVQPIGAGEYFADIVDFAGEADKSGGLSAMAKATAALLFVGALVLLWRYTPLSDYADPQTLRSSFDGVAAGSFAPVIVVAIYVLTGFIAFPVTVLIVATAATFGLWPGLLYAGIGSLASAAATYLAGRSLGADMLRNLIGPRINRIGRGIGKRGVVTIMTIRLVPVAPFMLVNLVAGALRVPIIDYMVGTLLGLAPGILVLSVLGDRVFTILQDPSLLDIAIILGSLAAWIALALGLQRLISKRRSSR from the coding sequence ATGTCGGTTCAGGGCTTCCCTGCGACGGAAGACGCGGGAGGGCGGGAAAAGAGTGCCGTGCTTCAGGCCGCGCGCAATGTCTGGCGCGTGGAGAAAGCCGCGCGGGCGCACCTCCTTGTGGATGGCGCGGCTTACTATAGCGCCGTCCGCCATGCGATGCGCAATGCCGAACATTCGCTCATCATCGTCGGCTGGGATATCGACAGTCGCACCCGCCTTGTGGGTGAAAGCGGCAAGGCGGATGATGGTCTTCCCGAGACCTTAGGGGAATTTCTGAAGGCGCTGGCGAAGGAAAAGCCGGACCTCTCCATAAAGATTCTCCTTTGGGACTATTCCGTCCTTTATGCGATGGAGCGCGAGCTTCTCCCCGTCGTCGCCTTCCGCTGGAGCACGCCCGGCAATATCGACCTCTGCCTCGACGATCGCGTGCCGATCGGCGCCTCGCATCACCAGAAGATAGTCGCGATCGATGACAAGCTTGCCTTCTGCGGCGGCCTCGACATCACGGTCCGCCGCTGGGACACCTCCGCCCACGATCCACGAAATGCCGGCCGCGTCGATCCGGCGAACGAACCCTATCGCCCCTTCCACGATGTGCAGATGATGGTCGATGGGCCCGCAGCCGCGGCACTGGGCGATCTTGCGCGCCGCCGCTGGGAACATGCCGCCGCCGAGAAGCTCGATCCCCCGCGCACCGGCGGCGACCCCTGGCCCCGCTCCATCGACTCGCATTTCCGCGATGTTTCCGTCGGCATCGCCCGCACCGAACCTCCTTATTCCGGCCGCCCGGAAGTCCGTGAAGTGCAGGCACTCTTCGGCGATATGGTCGCCGCTGCGCAACGCTGGATCTATATCGAGAACCAGTTCCTGACCTGCACGGATTTCGCCCGCCGTCTCGCCGCCCGTCTCCGGCAGCTTCCCTCGCTCGAGGCGCTCCTCGTCGTGCCGGAAACCCATCACACATGGCTGGAGCATCGCACCATGCTGATGGGACGCATCCGCTTCATGGAAATCCTGCGTGAGGCCGGTGTCGCGGATCGCGTCCGCCTGCTTCATCCCACTATAGGCGAAGGCGACGAGGCGGTCCCCATCATGGTCCATTCCAAGGTGATGATCGTCGACGACGCCATTCTCCGTGTCGGCTCCGCCAATCTCTGCCATCGCTCGATGGGCATGGATTCCGAATGCGACCTCGCGGTGGAGGCCGACAGCGGCGATGGCCGCGAAGCCGTCTTGGCGGCGCTTGGCCGCCTGCTTGGCGAGCATTGCGGTGCCGACCCCGCGCGCATCGTCGCCACGCTCCGCGAGTCAGACTCTCTTTTCACCGCCATGGACAATTGCGGCAGCAAGACGCGCCGCCTCAATCCGGTAGAAGACGCAACCGACCTGTCCGGTGAAACGGCCAGTGCCATAGAAGCAGTGGCTGACCCGGTTCAGCCCATAGGCGCGGGCGAATATTTCGCCGATATCGTCGATTTCGCAGGCGAAGCGGACAAGAGCGGCGGCCTCTCCGCCATGGCGAAAGCGACTGCCGCCCTTCTCTTTGTCGGCGCTCTGGTGCTTCTCTGGCGCTACACGCCGCTCTCCGATTACGCCGATCCGCAGACGCTGCGCTCTTCCTTCGATGGAGTCGCCGCTGGTTCCTTCGCGCCCGTCATTGTCGTCGCCATATATGTGTTGACCGGCTTCATCGCCTTTCCCGTCACCGTGCTCATCGTCGCCACGGCCGCGACCTTCGGTCTCTGGCCGGGCCTCCTCTATGCGGGCATAGGCTCCCTCGCAAGCGCCGCCGCCACATACCTGGCCGGCCGTTCGCTCGGTGCCGACATGCTGCGAAATCTCATCGGCCCCCGCATCAATCGCATCGGCCGCGGCATCGGCAAGCGCGGCGTCGTCACCATCATGACGATACGCCTCGTGCCGGTCGCACCTTTCATGCTGGTCAATCTCGTGGCGGGGGCTCTGCGCGTGCCGATTATCGACTACATGGTCGGGACCTTGCTCGGCCTCGCGCCCGGCATCCTGGTCCTGTCCGTCCTTGGTGATCGCGTCTTCACGATCCTCCAGGACCCATCGCTGCTCGATATCGCGATCATCCTCGGCTCGCTCGCGGCATGGATCGCCCTTGCGCTCGGCCTCCAGCGCCTCATCTCGAAAAGGCGGAGTTCGAGGTGA
- the aguB gene encoding N-carbamoylputrescine amidase, protein MTHMTVAATQMACGHDRDENIARAETLVRAAAEKGAQVILLQELFETPYFCKDTEPDLMHLATPIADNPAVHHFRALAAHYKAVIPVSIYERANNAQYNSLVMIDSGEILGVYRKSHIPDGPGYREKYYFSPGDTGFYVWNTRHGRIGAAICWDQWFPETARILALKGADVILYPTAIGSEPHDETIHSRDHWQRTMQGHSAANLTPVVASNRVGREEGRSCAITFYGSSFITDASGAKVAEADEREEAVLTATFDVEQNRRQRVNWGVFRDRRPELYTDILTLDGTQRR, encoded by the coding sequence ATGACGCATATGACGGTCGCCGCCACGCAGATGGCCTGTGGCCATGACCGCGACGAGAATATTGCGCGGGCGGAGACGCTGGTAAGGGCGGCGGCGGAAAAGGGCGCACAGGTGATCCTGCTGCAGGAGCTCTTCGAGACACCTTATTTCTGCAAGGATACGGAGCCGGACCTGATGCATCTGGCGACGCCCATTGCCGACAACCCTGCGGTGCATCATTTCCGGGCCCTCGCCGCGCACTACAAAGCGGTCATTCCGGTGTCGATCTACGAGCGCGCCAACAATGCGCAGTATAATTCACTGGTGATGATCGACAGCGGCGAGATCCTCGGTGTCTACCGGAAATCGCATATCCCGGACGGGCCGGGCTATCGCGAGAAATATTACTTCAGTCCCGGCGATACCGGCTTTTACGTCTGGAACACACGCCATGGCCGCATCGGGGCGGCGATCTGCTGGGATCAATGGTTTCCGGAGACGGCGCGCATCCTGGCGCTGAAGGGCGCGGACGTGATCCTCTACCCCACCGCTATCGGCTCCGAACCGCATGACGAGACGATTCATTCGCGCGACCACTGGCAAAGGACGATGCAGGGACATTCGGCGGCAAACCTCACGCCCGTAGTCGCATCGAACCGCGTCGGGCGGGAGGAAGGCCGCAGCTGCGCCATCACGTTTTACGGCTCGTCCTTCATCACGGATGCATCCGGTGCCAAGGTGGCGGAGGCGGACGAGCGCGAAGAGGCCGTGCTGACGGCGACTTTCGACGTGGAGCAGAATCGGCGGCAGCGCGTCAACTGGGGCGTATTCCGCGACAGACGACCGGAACTTTACACGGATATCCTGACGCTGGACGGGACGCAGCGGCGCTAG
- a CDS encoding APC family permease: MTDRSAANSRGYKKVMRSLDLTLFTVCAILVIDQLAASAAIGPQAVFWWIFTMIFFFLPYGLITAELGSTYPDQGGIYAWVRRAFGPRWGGRTAWLWWINVALWQPSVFILFAGIFAALFMPDLGLWTQIAIAIALTWLTVWINVVRLDVGKWVPNIGAVFKAAIMLVIGIGGFLYAANHGVANELTFSSMAPSWGASLAFLPVIVYNFMGFELMSGASAEMKNPARDVPVTIAVSGILIAAFYLFATIGILIALPLDEINLVSGIVDTLRVLLGEGGGIFVVVLGIMALYTFLANMVTWTMGANRSAAEAALDGNLPAMFARLHPEHKTPSNAAIVTGVVTSVVIVVYGLLAADAEDLFWTLFAFSSIVFLLPYLIMFLTFLQLRRIDAHRPRPYRVPGGKGGALVFALLCIAFIVQAIVFFIYTPGEFDMTYAASIIIGVAATVIVGELMIMRAKRVTASAG, from the coding sequence ATGACCGATCGATCTGCCGCCAATTCGCGTGGCTACAAGAAGGTCATGCGCAGCCTTGACCTCACGCTGTTCACTGTCTGCGCCATTCTCGTTATCGACCAGTTAGCGGCTTCCGCGGCCATCGGCCCGCAAGCTGTCTTCTGGTGGATATTCACGATGATCTTCTTCTTCTTGCCCTATGGCCTCATCACCGCCGAACTCGGCAGCACCTATCCGGACCAGGGTGGCATCTATGCCTGGGTGCGCCGCGCTTTCGGGCCGCGTTGGGGCGGACGTACAGCCTGGCTCTGGTGGATCAACGTCGCGCTCTGGCAGCCCTCGGTCTTCATTCTCTTCGCCGGCATCTTCGCCGCCCTCTTCATGCCGGACCTCGGTCTGTGGACGCAGATCGCCATCGCCATTGCGCTCACCTGGCTCACCGTCTGGATCAACGTCGTCCGTCTCGACGTCGGCAAATGGGTGCCCAATATCGGCGCCGTCTTCAAGGCCGCGATCATGCTGGTCATCGGCATTGGCGGTTTTCTCTACGCCGCAAATCACGGTGTCGCCAACGAGCTGACATTCTCCAGCATGGCGCCGAGCTGGGGTGCCTCGCTCGCCTTCCTGCCGGTCATCGTCTACAACTTCATGGGCTTTGAGCTGATGTCCGGCGCCAGCGCCGAGATGAAAAACCCCGCCCGCGACGTGCCCGTGACGATCGCCGTATCGGGTATTCTCATCGCCGCCTTCTATCTCTTCGCCACCATCGGCATCCTGATCGCTCTCCCGCTCGACGAGATCAACCTCGTCAGCGGCATCGTCGATACGCTCCGCGTGTTGCTCGGCGAAGGGGGTGGCATATTCGTCGTCGTGCTCGGTATCATGGCGCTCTACACCTTCCTTGCCAACATGGTCACATGGACCATGGGTGCCAACCGCTCGGCCGCCGAGGCCGCTCTCGACGGCAACCTGCCGGCGATGTTCGCGCGCCTTCACCCTGAGCATAAAACGCCTTCCAACGCTGCCATCGTGACGGGCGTTGTGACCTCGGTTGTCATCGTCGTCTACGGTCTCCTCGCCGCCGACGCGGAAGACCTCTTCTGGACGCTCTTCGCATTCTCCTCCATCGTCTTCCTGCTTCCTTATCTCATCATGTTCCTGACCTTCCTGCAGCTTCGCCGCATCGATGCGCACCGGCCGCGCCCCTATCGGGTGCCCGGCGGAAAGGGCGGGGCCCTCGTTTTCGCTTTGTTGTGCATCGCGTTCATCGTTCAGGCCATTGTCTTCTTCATCTACACTCCCGGGGAGTTCGACATGACATATGCCGCCTCCATCATCATCGGCGTCGCGGCAACGGTCATCGTCGGTGAACTCATGATCATGCGGGCAAAGCGCGTCACCGCGTCTGCAGGCTGA
- a CDS encoding glucose 1-dehydrogenase, whose translation MAAAFDGKIILVTGASAGIGRAIAEAAAREGASLALGDIAEAGEEVAVSLRSKGAKAFFLRTDVRRKSDLDALVARAKSEFGSSPHVAFANAGVEGRLATPWEPSEEEFLRVMDTNVVGAWRTMAAVLPGMIAQGQGAIVATASVAGLVGAGGLAAYVASKHGVVGLVKSVAIDVAKSGIRVNALCPGMIETAMVDRLADDMPGFREALLALKPMGRLGVPSEAAEAAIWLASPAASFVTGHALAVDGGYVAQ comes from the coding sequence ATGGCCGCAGCGTTCGACGGAAAAATCATCCTCGTCACCGGCGCCTCGGCAGGCATCGGCCGCGCCATTGCGGAGGCGGCCGCGCGCGAAGGTGCCTCCCTCGCTCTCGGCGACATAGCGGAGGCGGGCGAGGAGGTTGCAGTCTCCCTCCGCTCAAAAGGCGCAAAGGCCTTCTTCCTCCGCACCGATGTCCGCCGCAAATCCGATCTCGACGCGCTCGTCGCCCGCGCAAAATCCGAATTCGGCTCAAGTCCCCATGTCGCCTTCGCCAATGCAGGCGTGGAGGGCCGCCTCGCCACTCCATGGGAGCCATCGGAAGAAGAATTCCTCCGCGTCATGGACACGAATGTCGTCGGCGCCTGGCGTACCATGGCCGCCGTCCTGCCCGGCATGATCGCGCAAGGGCAGGGCGCCATCGTTGCCACTGCCTCCGTCGCCGGTCTCGTCGGTGCCGGTGGTCTGGCGGCCTATGTCGCCAGCAAGCACGGCGTCGTCGGCCTCGTGAAATCGGTAGCCATAGACGTCGCGAAGTCCGGCATCCGCGTTAACGCGCTTTGCCCCGGCATGATCGAAACCGCGATGGTCGATCGTCTTGCAGACGACATGCCCGGCTTCCGCGAGGCACTTCTCGCGCTGAAACCCATGGGCCGTCTTGGCGTGCCGTCGGAGGCCGCAGAGGCCGCCATCTGGCTGGCCTCGCCCGCCGCCAGTTTTGTCACCGGCCACGCGCTCGCCGTCGATGGCGGCTATGTCGCCCAATAA
- the ptcA gene encoding putrescine carbamoyltransferase: MLHHFVQILDFSKEELLRMMELTALLKRADKDGACPKLLSGASLGMIFEEPSTRTRVSFEVAMTKLGGHALYLRPGEIHLGARESIADTARVVSRMVDAIEARTLKHQTVLDLAKYATVPVLNGLTDFNHPTQVVCDVFTMTEHAPKGKKLEDFNLAFVGDATNVCISLMFICARLGISFTQAAPAKYQISEAHRAMVRDACAESGAKISFTEDPAAAVAEADFIYTDLWWWVGQESEIPERSAAFMPKFQVNGALMAKAPATARFMHCLPASRGVEATDEVMDGTQSIILDQSENRLHTEKALLVWFVYPRLKRPSEALLARHKGLVEDFLTDFL; the protein is encoded by the coding sequence ATGTTGCATCATTTCGTTCAAATCCTTGACTTCTCGAAGGAGGAGTTGCTCCGCATGATGGAGCTGACGGCACTGCTGAAGCGGGCCGACAAGGATGGCGCCTGTCCGAAACTGTTGAGCGGCGCCTCTCTGGGGATGATTTTCGAGGAACCGTCCACTCGCACCCGCGTCTCCTTCGAAGTCGCCATGACCAAGCTCGGCGGCCACGCGCTCTATCTCCGTCCCGGCGAAATTCATCTCGGCGCCCGCGAGTCGATCGCGGATACCGCTCGCGTGGTCTCCCGCATGGTCGACGCCATCGAGGCGCGCACGCTGAAGCACCAGACGGTCCTCGATCTCGCGAAATACGCGACTGTTCCCGTCCTCAACGGTCTGACCGATTTCAATCATCCGACACAGGTCGTCTGCGACGTCTTCACCATGACGGAACATGCGCCGAAAGGTAAGAAACTCGAAGACTTCAATCTCGCCTTCGTCGGCGACGCGACAAATGTCTGCATTTCGCTCATGTTCATCTGCGCCCGCTTGGGGATTTCCTTCACCCAGGCGGCGCCCGCGAAGTATCAGATATCCGAAGCGCACCGTGCCATGGTGCGCGACGCTTGCGCGGAGTCGGGCGCGAAAATTTCCTTCACCGAAGACCCTGCCGCCGCTGTCGCCGAAGCCGATTTCATCTATACCGATCTCTGGTGGTGGGTCGGTCAGGAAAGCGAGATACCCGAGCGCAGCGCCGCCTTTATGCCGAAATTCCAGGTCAATGGGGCATTGATGGCAAAAGCGCCGGCCACCGCGCGCTTCATGCACTGTCTTCCTGCCTCGCGCGGCGTCGAGGCAACCGACGAAGTCATGGACGGCACGCAATCCATCATCCTCGATCAATCCGAAAACCGGCTGCACACCGAGAAGGCGTTGCTTGTCTGGTTCGTCTATCCCCGCCTGAAGCGCCCCTCCGAAGCTCTGCTCGCGCGCCACAAGGGATTGGTCGAGGATTTCCTGACGGATTTTCTCTGA
- a CDS encoding endonuclease/exonuclease/phosphatase family protein, which produces MRRDFLRVLSWNIHGGVGRDGRFDLARIVRLVERHDPDIVAFQEVDSRGRLDGGAPLSILKEALGEHAAEGRTISAPDGHYGHAVISRFPLSGTRVCDLSFRSREPRCAISANIETPWGPLRLVTTHLGLSIWERRLQSSMLVDLAREEKLPCIMMGDFNDWFSFGWVRRRLRAVLPSRTMEQTFPSAWPFLRLDRIYCGGAAAIVKSWTDEGAAPISDHLPIIADISLAG; this is translated from the coding sequence GTGAGGAGAGACTTTCTTCGCGTTCTGAGCTGGAACATTCACGGCGGCGTCGGCCGCGACGGCCGTTTCGATCTCGCGCGCATCGTCCGCCTCGTGGAGCGCCACGATCCGGATATCGTCGCCTTTCAGGAGGTGGATTCCCGCGGCCGGCTCGATGGCGGCGCGCCGCTGTCGATCCTCAAGGAAGCCCTCGGCGAGCACGCCGCCGAAGGCCGCACGATCTCCGCCCCGGATGGTCACTACGGCCATGCCGTCATCAGCCGCTTCCCGCTTTCCGGCACACGCGTCTGCGATTTGTCGTTTCGTTCGCGTGAGCCGCGCTGCGCCATCTCCGCAAATATCGAAACGCCCTGGGGGCCCCTTCGCCTCGTCACCACGCATCTGGGCCTCAGCATCTGGGAGCGCCGCCTGCAATCCTCGATGCTTGTGGATCTTGCCCGCGAGGAAAAATTGCCCTGCATCATGATGGGCGACTTCAACGACTGGTTTTCTTTCGGCTGGGTCCGCCGCCGCCTCAGGGCGGTTCTGCCCTCGCGCACGATGGAGCAGACCTTCCCCTCGGCCTGGCCGTTTCTTCGTCTGGACCGGATTTATTGCGGTGGCGCCGCTGCCATCGTGAAAAGCTGGACGGATGAAGGCGCCGCGCCGATTTCCGACCACCTCCCCATCATCGCGGACATCTCCCTCGCGGGCTAG